The sequence GGGatggccccccccagcccgcagCACCCACCACACCGCGAACCCGCTGGCACCACGTTAATGATCAACCACGGGCACCCGTTACCCACCGTCCCCGGGGAACCGGTGGCTCAGCCGGTTGTGCCTAcggagccccccccccatcccctggggTTGAGTCCCCCGCGTTCCGGCCGGTACCGGGAGCAGCCTTAACCCAAGGCTGGGGGATGCCGAGCCCCGGCACGGGGGTCCGTGTTGCCGCCAGCCCCCCACCCTCACCCGCAGCCCCTTACCGGTGCCCGGTCCTCGCGGTGTGCCACGGTCCTCGCAACGTGCCGCGGCCCCGGCTGAGTGCAACGGAGCAGAAGGAAGGCGACGTGCGTGCCTGGCCGCTCGCTCCCTCCCATCCCACCCCGCCGGGGGGGCCTACGCGGCCCCCACCACCTTGCGCACCACTGCACCGCAACCCGCACCCACCCTGTCCGGCCTAGGGGCACCCCAGGGTCTCCAGCCCGGTGTGGGGGACCCCGAAAACTGTCAGGGCCTCTCCCCCGGGACCGGGGGTTTTCCCTAGGCGGGGAGCAGAGCATACGACAAGCGGGAAACCAGAGCCAAGGCAGCAGCTTCTTTATTCAGCCGTGTGGGGAgcctggggggctgggggggggggggtcatcTGGGTGCCTGGTGGGTGATGGGGGACCCTTCTGTCACCTTGCTctaaggaagagagagagcagGGTGAGCACCCACAGCCTGGCCCCACTGGCCCCCCCGCTGCTCCCCGGTCCCCCCCTCCATGTACCATGGGCACCTCGTCCAGGTGATGGAAGCCGGGGGTCCGACGCCGGCACAGCCACACCAGCAATATCGCTGCTTCCCCCACCAGTACGCAGACAAAGAGGCAGATGACGATGACCACGCCGGGGTCAGGCTTGGCAGGGGGCTGCGCTGCAGGGGTGAGACAGGCACCCTGTGACCCCCCCGGCACTGCCGAGCCTTGTGTCCGGCCTCCGAGCACCACGGCGGCAGCTCTCAGGGCGAGAAGGGGGCTCAGGACTGgctccagctccccccaccaccaccatcccaCCGCTCACAGACCTGGCACCCAGCTCCCATGTCACCTCCACCCACGGGGGACCAATCTGGGgcccccccaccctccctggCTGGGGTCCTGCTATACAGAGGCtgggggagaaagggggagCTCTCAAATCCCCCCCCCAAGGAGGACGAGGCAGCCTAGGGGGGCTCTGGGCACAGCCCCTGAGTGGGGGGTCTAGGGGGTACCCGGGGCTGCTGCCATGCCCATGGCCATGGGCAGGTTTGggggctccctgcctgcacagtgcccccccagcctggctctCACCTGAGTTGCCAGCTGCGGTGCTGGTGCCAATGACCGGTGTTGTTCTGGAGCTGGTGGCCAAGGTGCTGGTGGGACTGGGGCTCACAGTGAGCGCTGGcgagctgggagcaggagggggcCCGGAGGGTCCAGGTGAGGTCGGGGCTGGTGCTGCCGTCGAGCTGGATGGATGCCCTGTGGCTGGGGAGCTGGGAACAGTTGGGTGGGATGGAGACAGTGCCGTGGTCATGTAGAGTGGAGATGAAGGTGTTGCTGAGCTGGGTTTCGTGGATGGAGACAGTGCCATGGTCGTGTTGAGTGGAGATGAAGGTGTGGTTGAGCCCGGTTTCGTGGATGGAGACAGTGCCGTGGTCGTGTTGGGTGGAGATGGTGTTGCTGATGCCGATGTCATGGATGGAGACGGTACCACAGTTATCCCTGAGCTGCTTAGAGACACTGGGCTGCTGGCATCGATGCCATGTCCTGACTCTGAAGTGTGGAGGAGAGAACTGGTCAGCAAGGACATGGCAGGGCCctggtgggtggggggggacaggcagggctcCAGAAAGGGCAGCGgtgcctgccccagctcccagccttgCGGTGCTCATTTTCCAGGTGGTTTCACCATATACAGAGGACCAGAAAACTGGGATTTAGCCATTATCAGATCCCAGAAATCCAGGGTCAGGAAGAGCCTCCCAAGCTGTTGCAGCACGGGCACAGAGCCGCTGGGGACGAGCAAAGCAACGCGACAGCAGCGGGCACGTGCCACGGCACAGGGACATGTGCCAGCCCGGCACTTGCGGCACCCACTGGACACCCTTGGGGCTGGGCCGTGAGGGGGGCTTCGCCATGGGCACATGGGACACGGCAGCATTTGCTGGGCAGTGCTGGCAGTGCCCTTATCCGCCAGAGTCCTGTTTGCACAAGAGGAGGAGCGGGTCCAGCCTGGCCCCACCGGGGGACACCGGAGCAAAATACCACAGGGCAGAGCCAGCACCCAGCGCCAACACCCGGGGGACCGGCAtgtggctgggtgctgggggtccccaCAGCCGCCAGGCCCCCCGGGACAGGCCGTTCCCACCCAGCTGCCACCTTATGCCAGGATGGCGGTGAACCCAGGGCC comes from Haliaeetus albicilla chromosome 8, bHalAlb1.1, whole genome shotgun sequence and encodes:
- the CIST1 gene encoding uncharacterized homolog isoform X1; the encoded protein is MARGPLLLLLCCASALLAAESGHGIDASSPVSLSSSGITVVPSPSMTSASATPSPPNTTTALSPSTKPGSTTPSSPLNTTMALSPSTKPSSATPSSPLYMTTALSPSHPTVPSSPATGHPSSSTAAPAPTSPGPSGPPPAPSSPALTVSPSPTSTLATSSRTTPVIGTSTAAGNSAQPPAKPDPGVVIVICLFVCVLVGEAAILLVWLCRRRTPGFHHLDEVPMSKVTEGSPITHQAPR
- the CIST1 gene encoding uncharacterized homolog isoform X2, which encodes MARGPLLLLLCCASALLAAGHGIDASSPVSLSSSGITVVPSPSMTSASATPSPPNTTTALSPSTKPGSTTPSSPLNTTMALSPSTKPSSATPSSPLYMTTALSPSHPTVPSSPATGHPSSSTAAPAPTSPGPSGPPPAPSSPALTVSPSPTSTLATSSRTTPVIGTSTAAGNSAQPPAKPDPGVVIVICLFVCVLVGEAAILLVWLCRRRTPGFHHLDEVPMSKVTEGSPITHQAPR